In Daphnia magna isolate NIES linkage group LG6, ASM2063170v1.1, whole genome shotgun sequence, the following are encoded in one genomic region:
- the LOC116924404 gene encoding LOW QUALITY PROTEIN: glycine-rich RNA-binding protein 2-like (The sequence of the model RefSeq protein was modified relative to this genomic sequence to represent the inferred CDS: inserted 1 base in 1 codon): protein MASASDAMDAAVAAANRIDAVEQLQTQMSAQLTGIAQQLQLLLGGGGGAGGGVAGGGGAGGGGSGGGGAGGGGAGGGGAGGGGAGGGGGGAGGGGAPQRRRIDTXLFGETEWRRIPGPAPLLAESVERFLPLEPNERLPGE from the exons ATGGCGTCGGCGAGCGACGCTATGGATGCGGCAGTGGCAGCGGCCAATCGCATTGACGCGGTTGAACAACTCCAAACGCAAATGTCGGCACAATTGACCGGCATTGCGCAACAACTTCAGCTGTTGCTCGGCGGTGGTGGTGGCGCTGGCGGAGGCGTCGCAGGCGGTGGTGGCGCAGGAGGCGGTGGCTCTGGCGGAGGTGGCGCAGGAGGCGGTGGCGCTGGCGGAGGTGGCGCAGGAGGTGGTGGTGCTGGTGGTGGCGGTGGTGGCGCTGGTGGCGGTGGCGCTCCCCAACGCCGTCGTATCGACA TCCTGTTTGGAGAAACTGAATGGAGACGCATCCCTGGCCCAGCTCCGCTCCTGGCGGAATCGGTGGAACGATTTTTGCCACTTGAACCAAATGAACGCCTACCCGGTGAATGA